The Venturia canescens isolate UGA chromosome 4, ASM1945775v1, whole genome shotgun sequence genomic interval CAGGCCTGCGTCACTCTCGCTCCGGTAGATCGACACTAAATCGGTCGATCGGAGCATACGCGCGAATGTTTATTTATACACAAAGGAAGTGAAAGGACTCAATGTGTTTTCAGAACTGCTAcgattaatgaaatttaaagaaaaaacaagtttttatcacgtatttaagaaaattgaaaaaaacgtcactCCGTAAGCCGTTTCGATCGAATAATccgatgaaatatttcgttggATTGTCAAAGTTCATCCCAAAAAAGAATAGCCGCGAGTGGGCCTTGCGCagagacgaagaaaaactCGTTTAAATCGTAACGATCGCCACAATGTTTTATCTCCTGCATCCTCTCAATTTCTACTCATCGAAATACCAATGAAACTTTGTATAGTATCgcgattcgaaggaatatTTGCACCGGAATTGGAGAGCCCGGATCGCGTGTTACTTGATACGAAAAACATCATTAATTTGCATCGCGAATGAAGATGAAACTTCCGCATAGTCGTCAATTACCTCGTAATGCCGGTGACGTACGATCGAGAGCGTCAAAAACGCTGTATTAGAATCTCGTCGTATGTCGAGGGAAGCGAAACGATTTCTTAGTTTCTATTCTCCCTCGCTCCCCCCTCCGAAACTCCGTCTCGAAGCAATACAGTGATAACTACAATAAAATCCACCTTGTCGAGGAGTGTACGAACGTTTTTATGTAACGAGCACAGAATGCACGTCTAGCATCGAAGTGGACGCCCTTGGACATCCTTTGCCgtatgaaaaacgagtttctctTGAGGACGTGGACTTGGCACGAAGAAGAAATCAATGAGTCGTGTGCTGCGAAGGAATAAACGTTTGTCAGGTTTCTCAAACTCGAGGATAAAAGTGTGGCAGTGAACAAAAGTCACGAAAATATGATCGGTCGGACGAAGGGCAATGAGAGAATAATGTTAATGACGATAAATTATGGTAATTGGAGAAGAAAAGCCTGCGAGAAAGAATCACGTGACTCGAAGCTTGGAATGGAACTGAAGCactaataataaatgttaCGGCATGTCGAACATTACCGTTCGATTAATTTGAATTGatcaataaatttcgtaaCTAACGCGATGCATTATTAATTAGGGCTCGCTGAGGCGAGAGACTAAtccgaagaaaaaacgacgagGGAATAACTCGGGCTTACGTTGAAAACGGGGACAATCGTGCTCGTGGGCGAGTCTTATCTAATTCCGTTTCTCTCTTGCTGGTGTACGCGCGCGAGCTCGCGCGAGCTCGCAGAAGAAGAAATATGTAGGTCCCGGCGTTCGCGTGTACGCAAAAACGCTCGCTTATTCATATGAAATGCGCGcgcatttcattatttttctttttttgcatttaaaaGGGGCGTTGCTGCTAAGGCCTCCGTTCACCGCGCCGACTGTGCGATTCCTCATTTGTCGCTGTCGATGCTCAAACTCCCGAAGAAACAGACGCTTTGACAATGGATTTTCACGAAATCGGACGAATTTACGGAATTGCCAAATCTTTCGTGAGGATCGTCCTTAAAGTTGATTTTCACACGTAGAAATGGAGTTGGTACTTCATCGTCCGTTGAACATTCACTCATTGTCAGCAAATCGGGCAATTCCAATTTCCATCCAAATCGCGATGAacgatgaacattttttctccagtCGAAGCGTCGCTCGCGTCAGAAGTGGCCTTAAGGCTTAAGGTCAAGCAAATAAAATGTTCTGCGTCCGAGTTTTTATCCTCCGTGAATAACAttccgaaaaatcgatatttttcaacgaatgaaCTTCGTCCCTCTCCTGAAAATGAATAGATGCAGTTATTTTCGgtttatattatatttttttttttttttcattcagaaaaaaaacgaaggcaaaaacgtattttttttcgcgaaCTCGCGATCTGGGTCAAAACGCCTTAAAATCGATAATaaagattcaaaaattttagtCGCTCCGGAACCCCCGAAACCGGAAATAAATTGGGCGAAAAGTTCTCCCCAAAAGTGTCCAGAATGGACGCTCCTGAGTGGACGAACGTGGCGACAGTGCAATGAAACGTCTACACTTTACGACAATATTTGACACTGCCTTCATTTCAAACATTAAATTGTACGTAAAAACTCTGCCAATTACTTACTCAAGGTTTAACAGAATATTCCTCCTCGCAAaatttgttgagaaaaatcattcttcGCTGTTGTTTTCTCTCATGTACGAGTTTTCAAGAACGAATTTCAGTTGCGATCAACAACAGCTGTCGTAAGATTTGGGAACAGAGAAAATGTCGCAGCGGACCAATCAGAATCGTAGAAAAAGCAGTGCCGATGCGCAGCTGATTCAGTCAGAAATCTacttaaaataaataatagggAAAAagtaatttgaatgaataagtAAATCATTACAATAACagtacagagagagagagagcgagaggacaATCGAAATTGCGCTGTAACTGTCGGCATCACGTTTCATCATAccacaataaaaatgtctaATTTCAATAGCACGGAGTCGGTTAGCCGAGCGTTTCGTCCGCATAAAAGTACGGTTATGTGAAAATGTAACGAGTGCTCGGGTCATGTTGTGTCACTTGAAGTTTTATTTTCGAGTATTCCGTCTTCTCAGAGTTCAAATTTACCTGGAAATACACAACAGTTCCCTCTTTCGGTCTGGTAAGATGGCCGCAAAATGTATCGAAAGTCCTATCGATACCCAGCGGACGGCGAGGAACGATTGTGTGACACGAGAGTGTTCGCAAGGATTTGCAATAATCTTAATCATCGGGATAATCCAGCAACGGGGAAAAATCGTCGCTTATTGAATACTCACAATGAAAAAACGCCCTCGAAAGCTATGCGTACTGATTCTGTTATGAAACAACTTTGTCACGCCTGGAATACCGCCTGAGCTCGCGTGGACCGCACATTCCCTATCCTAGTTACAAGACACATGTGCTCCCCCGGCAATCACACGGACAGCTCCATACGGTGCTGCCAGAATGATGCGCGACGGCGAACGACCGAAGGAATAAGCCCGCCATTGTTTCTACTGTCAGTGAATCAGCTGTTTGGTGTTTTCGGCACGTGTGGGAGAAATCAGCTGTTGCATTAATCATGGAAGACCTTACGGAGGCTGATTTAACTCCGGCaccgaaaaaatacgaatgtgAGTATAATTAATAATCGAAATTATGATAAACTTATCGTTTTTCGAGATCCAACGCCTCCCCGATATTGTGTATTCAATGTTCCGGTTCGCACGATCTCGCGGCCCCGAACACATGGCTGTTTGGCGGGAACAACATCAGGCCAGTGCCGTACTCGCGATAAGTGTTATTCTTGCTTTTGTCATTACCTACGTAAATGGCTTTttactcaaaaatatttttcatttttgtgttACAGATTTAGATCACACCGCGGACGTACAGTAAGTTTGAATACTACTTCTTTACAATCGTATTTGTCATTTCTAGGTTATGGAAACTTAACCTTCAATAAAATAGCACATGTAACACATGTCTAGACATGAACATCTAATAAAGCAGTCTTCTGAGAACAGTTGCATTGGAGATAATTAGAAACACTTGGAAGTACAAAAAAGCTCTAAAGTTTAGAGGCAAACTTTTCATCTATTTATGATctacagaaaaatatttccatttgAATGAAACTTTGACCAAAAAATCAGCTTTTCTACAAATAACCAAAAAATCTTGAGAACTGAatgaaaacacgtttatcgtgaaatttcaaataagtTTTGAAACTGTAATAATCTTTATGGGATTATTTATAACTGAAATTATCGAATTCCTCCACTTCCTATCGCGTGTACTGCTAAAACTGCTGGGCACAGAAGAAAAACTTTGATcttcgaaaatcgatttgtttatttatgaaAGCTCTCGGAACTAAACTaccgaaaatataaaaatgctgCCGTATCTCATCTGTAGAAAATTTTGCACTCTCTGAAATCGTCCTTCACGTTTTTTATACTATTTTGACGGCTTTGGCAGTAGTTTTGGTGAAAGGGCACGGATTTGACGAGTAAAATAACGAACGATTGGTCAAATtggaattttataaagataCGATAAGAAAATCACGTCAACATTATCGATCGAACCGAGCCgcaaaaatgtaaatttccaTCTTTTGAGCTCGGTTTCTCGATCGAAGTGTGAGCAACTgtgaaatttgtaatttttctcgacttcgtAAAACCTTTGATGTACAGATTGCACGCATGGGGCGATACGATGGAGGAGGCTTTCGAGCAATGTGCAATGGCGATGTTCGGCTACATGACGGAATTGGACAAGGTTGAAATGACGCAAGTGCACGAAATCGAAGCGGAAGCGGAGGACTTGCCGGGCTTGTTGTTTCACTTTTTGGACGAGCTGTTGTTTATGTTTTCCGCTGAGCCTTATCTCGTCGCGCGTGTAAGTAAATGAACGTAGCaataaaatctcaatttcTGAATTCttaataacaaataaaaaattttgacaattatttgttttttttttttcttcaatttataGAAAGTTGTAATCAAGGAATTCGATCGTGACAATTTCAAGATCAAGGCAATAGCGATCGGTGAGGAATTCAGAATAGGCAAACATCCGCAGGGTGCTGAAGTCAAAGCTATCACGTATTCGGCAATGCAAATACACGATCGACCGGAGCTCGAGCGTCCCGAAGTTTTTGTAATCGTGGATATATGAACACCGACGAATCTCCAACGACTAATCCACCGACAATTGGGTCCCTCACCCCAAATACGTTCTCTTCGTTTTCTCCTCTTCAAAGGCCTTATTTTCTCCAAGGAGGGGATGCATTTTTCGTCTCTATTCGTCCAGTGAGGGCGAGAGGGACAACTTTTCAGAGTCGAGCGAGTCTTAAGAAGGGAGAGAGACCCAAGCGACCGCCCCTATCCCCATTTTCTAGAAACGCATcagcttttctctctctctctctctctctctcctttttgtATAAACTCATGCAGGGTTCAAATAAATACGTTACGAAAGAAACACCGGGCCCCCTTCTTTGACGATTCGCGTCCCAGTCCCGTCGTGACCGTGTCACGGGACCCCGGGGCCTCTCAGCACTCTGCACTCTGAAGATTACTCAAGTAAACGAAAGTATGACTCTTCGGATGCTAATACAATCGTCCGGTAATTAAGGAACTTTTTACATCTATTTAATCTGAAAACTCAAAAGACCCTTACAAAATGTTGTGACTATTTTCATACTCGGAGGACGAGCTGACGATGACTGCTCAGAGGGAAAAATCGTTAGCAAATTATTGGCTGGTTGTCGTTTGATTGAGAACCGCAGAAAAGTGtgcgatttttctttcaataaaaaaaaccttcgCTATTTTATTGAGATAATCAAACCTTATGAGTTCTTCGTTGCTGCTCTTTCGTAAATTCGAACCAAATATATTTGCactataaatgaaaaattgagggaaAATCGAATTCTTATACGTTCGAAGTGTTATAAGGACTCGAGTCTAATTAGAAGTTTAAAGTGTTGGCCAATTTCGGGATGGTTTTCCATCGACGAATAATCACGTCAACTGCATCGTTCATTTTGCTTGCTGAATTTctctcaagattttttataacagaagtcaattttgacaaaaatacgATCGAGATCGCGCGTGCTTCAAAAGCATTTCCATACTCATTTAAATAAACCGACAACGTTGAGTGCGGTCTTCGAAGTTAAATAACTTCGGGCGAGGTCAATACTCGGAGGGGTGACCGCATTAGCATGCATCGACTCGTTGGGAGTCCATTCGATGGGCAGAGGGCTGTTTACCTGAACTTTCGACGACCCAGATCAGCTGAAACTCTGTCAACGATAAATCCAGCCTCTGGTGTAACGCTCCAGCTGGGGAAGGGTTTTTGCAGGAGAAAACAGGAACGACGAAATGAGGGGAAAGAGCAAGGTTTGTGTCCAGTCGACAAGAATCATCTTTGTTTACGTTTTTCAGTCGATGACACAAATCATGGaagtaaattgaaaaattgagggcgAATGCAAGCTTTCCGGAAGTTCTTGGTCCGACTGGAGTGTTTGGATTCGCTtgtagaaaaatttaaaaagaatgGAATTTTTCGGTTcaaaatttgtaacgattgaCGATAACGGTTTCGAGGAGGGGAAAAgagttttttgtaaattttagtatgaaaataagaatcgaatgaaaaatttggctCCAACAGTGGACAACGGCTCGATGAAATGCGCGGTAAATCCGTGGAATCGTCTTCGATTTAAAATAGCAACTCGAGTTTGTCGCGGTGAAAGGATTTCCTGGGCTTTGGAGGATCGATAAAATTGAGCAAAACGTATTCCGCGTCAAATTTACGGCACACGTACTTCATTTATTTCGATTCAATTGATTAAGATATTCGACACTTTCGAAGTCGAATTTCCGAGTCCGTGCGGGCAATGGCGAGTTACGTTCAGAACAAAAGTTGTCAAGGTCCAGATCGTAGAATATAATAGGAACGATCATAAAATGGCAGAACGAGTGTTTCGTTCGcagaaaacaagaaaaataacgTCACTCGAAGGATTTCCTTGTACTGGCATTGTTTGCGTTTTACGTGGAAAATTTTACGAGTTTTTTTACCTCAAACGATGTGTTGTAAcgatagaaatgaaaaaaaaaaaaaaaaaaaaaaaaaattggattgtacattcacgaaaaatgatgaaataaaaaatcctcGTTCGATGTATATCGTGCGAGAATTTACACagtaaattttgttgaaatgcaACGAGTTTTTAGACTTGAAAATCAATGCGAGTAAGAAAGACAGCTGGTAATTAAATGAGgataaatttgaaagaatattttatttcaacattAAACACACACGGTCACAAAAATGAGATTGACTCgtacgagaaataaaaaagagaaggCGAAGCGCTTCTAAATCGTGAGCGATAGTTTAACGGTGCGCCGTTAGAGCAGTCCGATGTTTTGTGGTGAAACTGGTAAAACGTGGAATGTGAGCGCGAGCGTGTCTGGTCGGGCGTCGATCTCGTAGGTACGGCACTGAGGATTTAGCATCCCTACCCGCCCGAAGGAAAACGCCGAGACGTCCCGCTCACGGTAGTTTTGCTCAAGGAACGAAAGCAAACGGGAAGCCTTCGGGAGCTCTCGAGTGTCgcgcgagaagaaaaaagggaaaaagcgTGTTTTGAAGGGGTGTTAAACGTTGCACAAACTGCACTTTCATGTCCTGGCGAAATTGTTGGAGCTtagaaagaagagagaagcaaaaaaaattacataatATTCGTGGAGCTCGGGCGACGACGCGATAACACCGCCAAGTCTCTTCCATCTTTTTTGTTCCCTGCTGCGCCTCCGTCTGTTCCCGCGGGATAAAGCGTGAAAATTCGATGCCGGGTGATGTCGATAGTGCGGAAACGTCACGATGCAGGAGTCGCGGTTCGCGCGCGCATCTTTTTACTAGGTGACGATGATTTATTGAGTTTTCCCGTATattatttg includes:
- the Archease gene encoding protein archease-like, with product MEDLTEADLTPAPKKYEYLDHTADVQLHAWGDTMEEAFEQCAMAMFGYMTELDKVEMTQVHEIEAEAEDLPGLLFHFLDELLFMFSAEPYLVARKVVIKEFDRDNFKIKAIAIGEEFRIGKHPQGAEVKAITYSAMQIHDRPELERPEVFVIVDI